A genome region from Blautia coccoides includes the following:
- a CDS encoding purine-nucleoside phosphorylase, whose product MHQAEEKLFRCLESVKKRTDFKPETALVLGSGLGDYADGIQIVDTVDYKDIEGFPTSTVEGHKGRFVFGYVGKVPVVIMQGRVHYYEGYPMTDVVLPIRLMGLLGAKKLILTNAAGGVNFDFDPGDFMLIRDHITTAVPSPLIGPNMDKLGPRFPDMSEVYSVRMRNVVKDAAKKLGISLKEGVYMQFSGPNYETPAEIRMCRVWGADAAGMSTACEAMAARHMGLEVCGISCITNQAAGMGKKLDHKEVQETADKVSREFSELVTEVIAGV is encoded by the coding sequence ATGCATCAGGCAGAAGAAAAGTTATTCAGGTGTTTGGAGAGTGTGAAAAAGAGGACTGATTTTAAACCGGAGACAGCCCTTGTTCTGGGTTCCGGTCTGGGCGATTACGCAGATGGTATTCAGATCGTGGATACCGTGGATTATAAGGACATTGAGGGATTTCCCACTTCTACTGTGGAGGGACATAAGGGAAGATTTGTCTTTGGTTATGTGGGCAAGGTGCCTGTAGTGATCATGCAGGGGCGGGTTCATTATTATGAAGGATATCCTATGACAGATGTGGTGCTTCCAATAAGGCTTATGGGACTTTTGGGGGCGAAAAAGCTCATACTCACCAATGCGGCAGGGGGAGTGAATTTTGATTTTGATCCGGGAGATTTTATGTTGATCCGGGATCATATTACCACAGCGGTTCCGAGTCCTTTGATTGGTCCCAACATGGATAAACTGGGGCCGAGATTCCCAGATATGAGTGAGGTCTATAGTGTCAGGATGCGGAATGTGGTGAAGGATGCCGCTAAGAAGCTGGGAATTTCTCTGAAAGAGGGAGTTTATATGCAGTTTAGCGGGCCGAATTACGAGACGCCTGCTGAAATCCGGATGTGCAGAGTGTGGGGCGCTGATGCGGCAGGGATGAGTACAGCGTGTGAGGCTATGGCCGCACGCCACATGGGACTGGAAGTCTGTGGGATTTCCTGTATTACCAATCAGGCTGCGGGGATGGGCAAGAAGCTGGACCATAAGGAAGTGCAGGAGACGGCTGACAAAGTTTCCCGTGAGTTTTCGGAGCTTGTGACAGAGGTTATTGCCGGGGTTTGA